A single Bos mutus isolate GX-2022 chromosome 25, NWIPB_WYAK_1.1, whole genome shotgun sequence DNA region contains:
- the UMOD gene encoding uromodulin, whose product MKCLFSPNFMWMAAVVTSWVIIPAATDTSSAKSCSECHSNATCTVDGAATTCACQEGFTGDGLECVDLDECAVLGAHNCSATKSCVNTLGSYTCVCPEGFLLSSELGCEDVDECAEPGLSRCHAMATCINGEGNYSCVCPAGYLGDGRHCECSPGSCGPGLDCVREGDALVCLDPCQVHRILDEYWRSTEYGSGYICDVSLGGWYRFVGQAGVRLPETCVPVLHCNTAAPMWLNGTHPSSDEGIVNRVACAHWSGDCCLWDAPIQVKACAGGYYVYNLTAPPECHLAYCTDPSSVEGTCEECRVDEDCKSDNGEWHCQCKQDFNVTDLSFLERRLECGVDDIKLSLSKCQLKSLGFEKVFMYLHDSQCSGFTERGDRDWMSVVTPARDGPCGTVMMRNETHATYSNTLYLADEIIIRDLNIRINFACSYPLDMKVSLKTSLQPMVSALNISMGGTGTFTVRMALFQSPAYTQPYQGSSVTLSTEAFLYVGTMLDGGDLSRFVLLMTNCYATPSSNATDPLKYFIIQDRCPRAADSTIQVEENGESPQGRFSVQMFRFAGNYDLVYLHCEVYLCDTVNEKCRPTCPETRFRSGSIIDQTRVLNLGPITRKGGQAAMSRAAPSSLGLLQVWLPLLLSATLTLMSP is encoded by the exons ATGAAGTGTCTTTTCTCTCCGAACTTCATGTGGATGGCAGCGGTGGTGACCTCTTGGGTCATCATACCTGCAGCAACTGACACCTCATCAGCAA AAAGCTGCTCTGAATGTCACAGCAATGCCACTTGTACAGTGGACGGGGCTGCCACGACCTGCGCCTGCCAGGAGGGCTTCACTGGCGACGGCCTCGAGTGTGTGGATCTGGACGAATGCGCCGTTCTGGGGGCGCACAACTGCTCCGCCACCAAGAGCTGCGTGAATACGCTGGGCTCTTACACGTGCGTCTGCCCTGAAGGTTTTCTCCTGAGCTCGGAGCTCGGCTGCGAGGATGTGGACGAGTGTGCAGAGCCAGGGCTCAGCCGCTGCCACGCCATGGCCACTTGCATCAATGGCGAGGGCAACTACTCGTGCGTGTGTCCTGCGGGCTACCTGGGAGACGGAAGGCACTGTGAGTGTTCCCCGGGCTCCTGTGGGCCTGGGCTAGACTGCGTGCGGGAGGGCGACGCGCTCGTGTGCTTGGACCCGTGCCAGGTGCACCGCATCCTGGACGAATACTGGCGCAGCACAGAGTACGGCTCCGGCTACATCTGTGATGTCAGTCTGGGCGGCTGGTACCGCTTCGTGGGCCAGGCCGGCGTGCGCCTGCCCGAGACCTGCGTGCCCGTCCTGCACTGCAACACAGCCGCGCCTATGTGGCTCAACGGCACGCACCCATCGAGCGACGAGGGCATCGTGAACCGCGTGGCCTGTGCACACTGGAGCGGTGACTGCTGCCTGTGGGACGCGCCCATCCAAGTGAAGGCCTGTGCCGGCGGCTACTACGTGTACAACCTGACGGCGCCCCCTGAGTGCCATCTGGCTTACTGCACAG ACCCCAGCTCTGTGGAGGGGACGTGTGAGGAGTGCCGTGTGGATGAGGACTGCAAATCGGATAATGGTGAATGGCACTGCCAGTGCAAACAGGACTTCAACGTCACCG ATCTCTCCTTCCTGGAGCGCAGGCTGGAATGTGGGGTTGATGACATTAAGTTGTCCCTGAGCAAGTGCCAGCTGAAGAGTCTGGGCTTTGAGAAGGTCTTCATGTACCTGCATGACAGCCAGTGCTCAGGCTTCACTGAGAGGGGCGACCGGGACTGGATGTCTGTGGTGACCCCAGCCAGGGATGGCCCCTGTGGGACAGTGATGATG AGGAATGAGACCCACGCCACATACAGCAACACTCTCTACCTGGCAGATGAGATCATCATCCGTGACCTCAACATCAGAATCAACTTTGCGTGCTCCTATCCCCTGGACATGAAAGTCAGCCTGAAGACCTCCCTGCAGCCAATGGTCAG CGCCCTCAACATCAGCATGGGCGGGACCGGCACATTCACCGTGCGAATGGCACTCTTCCAGAGCCCTGCCTACACACAGCcctaccaaggctcctctgtgacCCTGTCCACAGAGGCGTTTCTCTACGTCGGCACCATGCTGGATGGGGGTGACTTGTCCCGGTTTGTACTGCTCATGACCAACTGCTATGCCACGCCCAGCAGCAATGCCACAGACCCCTTGAAATACTTCATCATCCAGGACAG ATGTCCACGTGCTGCGGACTCAACCATCCAAGTGGAGGAGAATGGGGAGTCCCCTCAGGGCCGGTTTTCTGTCCAGATGTTCCGTTTTGCTGGAAACTACGACCTGGTGTACCTGCATTGTGAAGTGTATCTCTGTGACACCGTGAATGAAAAGTGCAGACCT ACCTGCCCTGAGACCAGATTCCGCAGTGGGAGCATCATAGACCAAACCCGTGTCCTGAACTTGGGTCCCATCACACGGAAGG GGGGCCAGGCTGCAATGTCAAGGGCTGCTCCCAGTAGCTTGG GGCTTCTGCAGGTCTGGCTGCCTCTGCTTCTGTCGGCCACTTTGACCCTGATGTCTCCGTGA